In one window of Polaromonas naphthalenivorans CJ2 DNA:
- a CDS encoding arylesterase, with protein sequence MTALLGAPAFAQAQAKAPPAPPTVLIVGDSLSAEYGLRRGTGWVPLLEKQLASENKAAKVVNASISGDTTSGGRSRLPALLAQHKPATVVIELGGNDALRGLPLDMTGNNLTAMTQAAKKAGAKVLLVGMQVPPNYGSAYAATFSGLFAKVAKEEKVALVPFFLKGIADGDDAAANFQPDRIHPNEPSQARMLANVWPELKKIIP encoded by the coding sequence ATGACGGCCTTGCTGGGCGCGCCTGCATTCGCCCAGGCGCAGGCCAAGGCGCCACCGGCCCCGCCAACGGTCCTGATCGTCGGTGATTCGCTGAGCGCCGAATACGGCCTCAGGCGAGGCACTGGTTGGGTGCCGCTGCTCGAAAAGCAGCTGGCCAGCGAGAACAAAGCCGCCAAAGTCGTCAACGCCAGCATCAGCGGCGACACCACCTCGGGCGGCCGCTCGCGCCTGCCGGCCCTGCTGGCGCAGCACAAGCCGGCCACCGTGGTGATCGAGCTGGGCGGCAACGATGCGCTGCGCGGCCTGCCTCTGGACATGACCGGGAACAACCTGACGGCCATGACGCAGGCGGCCAAGAAAGCCGGCGCCAAGGTACTGCTGGTCGGCATGCAGGTGCCGCCCAACTACGGCAGCGCCTACGCAGCAACCTTTTCCGGCCTTTTTGCGAAGGTCGCCAAGGAGGAAAAAGTCGCGCTGGTGCCTTTTTTCCTCAAGGGCATTGCCGATGGCGATGATGCCGCCGCCAATTTCCAGCCCGACAGAATCCACCCCAACGAGCCATCGCAAGCCAGAATGCTGGCCAATGTGTGGCCCGAACTGAAGAAAATCATCCCGTGA
- a CDS encoding CHRD domain-containing protein, giving the protein MTTRRQATRLCLAALAVAAAAAITGCGMMPGKPSSSNLIALSTQLRGANEVPPNASQGSGSVDAVLNKDTNLLRWKVNFTGLSGPATAAHFHGPAAAGANAGVVLPWPGPVTSPMEGSATLTAAQAADLVAGRWYANIHTAASPGGEIRGQMTVRN; this is encoded by the coding sequence ATGACCACACGCCGCCAAGCCACCCGCCTTTGCCTTGCCGCCCTTGCCGTGGCAGCTGCCGCCGCCATCACCGGCTGCGGCATGATGCCGGGCAAGCCATCGTCTTCCAATCTGATCGCCCTGAGCACCCAGTTGCGCGGCGCCAACGAAGTGCCGCCCAATGCCAGCCAGGGCAGCGGCTCGGTCGATGCGGTGCTGAACAAGGACACCAATTTGCTGCGCTGGAAGGTCAACTTCACCGGCCTGAGCGGCCCGGCCACGGCGGCGCACTTCCATGGCCCGGCTGCCGCCGGCGCCAATGCCGGCGTTGTCCTGCCCTGGCCGGGTCCGGTCACCAGCCCGATGGAAGGCAGCGCCACGCTGACCGCCGCCCAGGCGGCCGACCTGGTGGCTGGCCGCTGGTACGCCAACATCCACACCGCAGCCAGCCCGGGCGGGGAAATTCGCGGCCAGATGACGGTGCGCAACTGA
- a CDS encoding ABC transporter ATP-binding protein: MGEVSSRLSGSLEPASSPIVCVEHVFKSVTDSTGTLSILRDIDFALNARETAAIVGASGSGKSTLLTIIAGLDTPTKGTVRLAGQDIFALSEDDRAALRAQKVGFVFQSFQLMANLTALENVMLPLELSGVKQARALASDMLKRVGLSERLGHYPKVLSGGEQQRVALARAFVVKPAVLLADEPTGSLDFATGETVMKLMFELNQELGTTLVLVTHDPAIAARCQRRITIEAGQVVVS, translated from the coding sequence ATGGGTGAAGTTTCTTCCAGGCTGTCTGGGTCATTGGAGCCTGCCAGTTCTCCAATTGTTTGCGTTGAGCATGTTTTCAAGTCGGTCACCGACTCGACCGGCACCTTGAGCATTTTGCGCGACATTGACTTTGCGCTGAATGCGCGTGAAACCGCCGCCATTGTCGGCGCATCGGGCTCGGGCAAAAGCACGCTGCTGACCATCATCGCCGGGCTGGACACGCCCACGAAGGGCACGGTGCGGCTGGCGGGCCAGGATATCTTTGCGCTCAGCGAGGACGACCGCGCGGCCCTGCGGGCGCAAAAAGTCGGTTTCGTGTTCCAGAGCTTTCAGCTCATGGCCAATTTGACGGCGCTGGAAAATGTCATGCTGCCGCTCGAACTCTCTGGCGTCAAACAGGCCAGGGCGCTGGCGAGCGACATGCTCAAGCGGGTCGGCTTGAGCGAGCGGCTCGGCCACTACCCGAAGGTGCTGTCGGGCGGTGAGCAGCAGCGCGTGGCGCTGGCGCGCGCCTTTGTCGTCAAGCCGGCGGTGCTGCTGGCCGACGAGCCGACCGGCAGCCTGGACTTTGCCACCGGCGAGACGGTGATGAAGCTGATGTTCGAGCTGAACCAGGAACTCGGCACGACCTTGGTGCTGGTCACGCACGACCCGGCCATTGCGGCGCGCTGCCAGCGGCGCATCACCATCGAAGCCGGGCAGGTCGTGGTTTCATGA
- a CDS encoding c-type cytochrome, whose amino-acid sequence MIHRTLLAGLTGLLMLTSLAASAADTASIEKAQKLASEAGCFACHTVKHQAAKDGSLPVGPAWEDVAAQYKGKPGAAEFLTRIVLEGSNPYASHWKNKAAGLAMPPNAVAINERDARQLVSWILSLAK is encoded by the coding sequence ATGATTCATCGCACTCTGCTCGCCGGCCTGACCGGCCTTCTCATGCTCACGTCGCTTGCTGCATCCGCGGCAGACACCGCCAGCATCGAAAAAGCCCAGAAACTGGCATCCGAGGCGGGCTGCTTTGCCTGCCACACCGTGAAACATCAGGCGGCCAAGGACGGCAGCCTGCCTGTTGGACCCGCCTGGGAAGATGTTGCAGCGCAGTACAAAGGCAAGCCCGGCGCGGCTGAGTTCCTGACCCGCATCGTGCTGGAAGGCTCCAATCCCTACGCCAGCCACTGGAAGAACAAGGCCGCCGGCCTGGCGATGCCGCCCAACGCCGTGGCCATCAATGAACGCGATGCGCGTCAGCTGGTGTCCTGGATTCTCTCGCTCGCCAAGTAA
- a CDS encoding YgiQ family radical SAM protein codes for MNAPVDVSFFTRAAKPLTSYRKYWAARFGTAKFLPTSRAEMEALGWDSCDIILVTGDAYVDHPSFGMAVIGRVLEAQGFRVGIIAQPDWHSAEAFKALGKPNLFWGVTAGNMDSMINRYTADRKIRSDDAYTPGDIGGKRPDRAAIVYSQRCREAYKDVPIILGGIEGSLRRIAHYDYWSDKVRRSIVVDAKSDLLLYGNAERALVEIAHRLAAREPVQSITDVRGTAFVRRQDDETGRGWFEIDSTQVDEPGRVESHINPYMTTSEQAAGQGSTCAKEDGEKAATETIAAGALPASATGQSALKNEVNQAIRPLTFFPNPALYGKGSVKVPPRDRTVIRLPSYEQIKADPVLYAHANRVLHLETNPGNARALVQAHGEGTTARDVWITPPPIPLTTAEMDYVFDLPYARGPHPSYADENGRHDGATKIPAWEMIRFSINIMRGCFGGCTFCSITEHEGRIIQSRSEDSVIREIEDIRDKVEGFTGTISDLGGPTANMYRLGCKSPEIEAACRKPSCVYPGICQNLTTDHGPLIKIYKRGRALRGIKKILIGSGLRYDLAVKSPEYVKELVTHHVGGYLKIAPEHTEQGPLTKMMKPGIGSYDKFKTLFEKFSLEAGKKQFLIPYFIAAHPGTSDEDMMNLAIWLKKNGFRADQVQTFYPSPMATATAMYHSNKNPLRRITRDSETVDIVRGDKRRRLHKAFLRYHDANNWPLLREALKTMGRADLIGNGKHHLIPTFQPMTDGTYTSARRKNSTASVTPAVPVKGRMLTQHTGLPPRDNGSGKVPGKLARKPR; via the coding sequence ATGAACGCCCCAGTTGACGTCTCCTTTTTTACCCGCGCCGCCAAGCCGCTGACCAGTTACCGCAAATACTGGGCTGCCCGCTTCGGCACCGCCAAATTCCTGCCCACCAGCCGGGCCGAGATGGAGGCGCTGGGCTGGGACAGCTGCGACATCATCCTGGTTACCGGCGACGCCTATGTCGATCACCCGAGCTTCGGCATGGCGGTGATTGGCCGGGTGTTAGAGGCGCAGGGCTTTCGCGTCGGCATCATCGCCCAGCCCGACTGGCACAGCGCCGAGGCCTTCAAGGCGCTGGGCAAGCCCAACCTGTTCTGGGGCGTGACCGCCGGCAACATGGACTCGATGATCAACCGCTACACGGCAGACCGCAAAATCCGCAGCGACGACGCCTACACCCCCGGCGACATCGGCGGCAAGCGGCCCGACCGCGCGGCCATCGTGTACAGCCAGCGCTGCCGCGAAGCCTATAAAGACGTGCCGATCATCCTCGGCGGCATCGAAGGCAGCCTGCGCCGCATCGCGCATTACGACTACTGGAGCGACAAGGTGCGCCGCTCCATCGTCGTCGATGCCAAGAGTGATTTGCTGCTCTACGGCAACGCCGAGCGCGCGCTGGTCGAGATTGCCCACCGCCTGGCCGCGCGCGAACCCGTGCAGAGCATCACCGACGTGCGCGGCACGGCCTTCGTGCGCCGCCAGGACGACGAGACGGGCCGGGGCTGGTTCGAGATCGACTCCACGCAGGTCGATGAGCCGGGCCGGGTCGAGTCGCACATCAACCCCTACATGACCACCAGCGAGCAGGCGGCCGGGCAGGGCAGCACTTGCGCCAAGGAAGACGGCGAGAAGGCAGCTACTGAAACAATAGCTGCTGGCGCACTGCCAGCAAGCGCTACAGGCCAATCAGCCTTGAAAAACGAGGTCAACCAGGCGATCAGGCCGCTGACGTTCTTCCCGAATCCCGCTTTGTACGGAAAAGGCAGCGTCAAGGTTCCGCCGCGCGACCGTACCGTGATTCGCCTGCCGAGCTACGAGCAGATCAAGGCCGACCCGGTGCTCTACGCCCACGCCAACCGCGTGCTGCACCTGGAAACCAACCCCGGCAACGCCCGGGCGCTGGTGCAGGCGCACGGCGAAGGCACGACCGCGCGCGATGTCTGGATCACGCCGCCGCCCATCCCGCTGACCACGGCCGAGATGGACTACGTGTTCGACTTGCCCTACGCACGCGGCCCGCACCCGAGCTACGCCGACGAAAACGGCCGCCATGACGGCGCGACCAAGATTCCGGCCTGGGAGATGATCCGGTTTTCGATCAACATCATGCGCGGCTGCTTCGGTGGCTGCACCTTCTGCTCGATCACCGAGCACGAAGGCCGCATCATCCAGAGCCGCTCCGAGGATTCGGTGATCCGCGAGATCGAGGACATCCGCGACAAGGTCGAAGGCTTCACCGGCACCATTTCCGACCTGGGCGGCCCCACGGCCAACATGTACCGCCTCGGCTGCAAGAGCCCGGAAATCGAAGCGGCCTGCCGCAAGCCGAGCTGCGTCTATCCCGGCATCTGCCAGAACCTGACCACCGACCACGGCCCGCTGATCAAGATCTACAAGCGCGGCCGCGCGCTCAGGGGCATCAAGAAAATCCTGATCGGCTCGGGCCTGCGCTACGACCTGGCCGTGAAAAGCCCCGAGTACGTGAAGGAACTGGTCACACACCACGTCGGCGGCTACCTCAAAATCGCGCCCGAGCACACCGAGCAGGGGCCGCTGACCAAGATGATGAAGCCCGGCATCGGCAGCTACGACAAGTTCAAGACGCTGTTCGAGAAGTTCAGTTTAGAGGCCGGCAAGAAGCAGTTCCTGATTCCTTACTTCATCGCCGCCCACCCCGGCACCAGCGACGAAGACATGATGAACCTGGCGATCTGGCTGAAGAAGAATGGTTTCCGCGCCGACCAGGTGCAGACCTTCTACCCCAGCCCGATGGCCACGGCCACGGCGATGTACCACAGCAACAAGAACCCGCTGCGCCGGATCACCCGCGACAGCGAGACGGTGGACATCGTGCGCGGCGACAAGCGCCGCCGCCTGCACAAAGCCTTCCTGCGCTACCACGACGCCAACAACTGGCCGCTGCTGCGCGAAGCGCTCAAGACCATGGGCCGCGCCGACCTGATCGGCAACGGCAAGCACCACCTGATTCCGACCTTCCAGCCGATGACCGATGGCACTTACACCAGTGCGCGGCGCAAGAACTCGACGGCCTCCGTGACCCCGGCTGTGCCCGTCAAGGGCCGGATGCTAACGCAGCACACCGGGCTGCCGCCACGGGACAATGGTTCGGGCAAGGTGCCGGGCAAGCTGGCGCGCAAGCCGCGCTGA
- the rlmB gene encoding 23S rRNA (guanosine(2251)-2'-O)-methyltransferase RlmB, producing the protein MSSSPKVLFGFHAVGVRLKTAPKSVLEVFYDVSRRDARMRQFTDRVREAGVRMVECDGLRLAKMCGSHGHQGVVARVDAVAQVTSLDELLEQLEEAGTAQPLLLVLDGVTDPHNLGACLRVADGAGAQAVIAPKDHAAGINATVAKVASGAAETVPYFMVTNLARTLNELKERNIWCIGTSDDAEKTIYDVDLTGPVALILGAEGEGMRQLTRKTCDELVSIPMQGAVESLNVSVASGVCLYEALRQRRPAAA; encoded by the coding sequence ATGTCTTCTTCCCCCAAAGTTCTTTTCGGTTTTCATGCCGTCGGTGTTCGCCTCAAAACCGCGCCAAAGTCGGTTCTTGAAGTTTTTTACGATGTCTCGCGCCGCGATGCCCGCATGCGCCAGTTCACCGACCGTGTCCGCGAAGCCGGCGTTCGCATGGTCGAGTGCGACGGCCTGCGCCTGGCCAAGATGTGCGGCAGCCACGGCCACCAGGGCGTCGTCGCCCGCGTCGATGCCGTGGCCCAGGTCACGTCGCTCGATGAGTTGCTGGAGCAGCTCGAAGAAGCCGGCACCGCGCAGCCCTTGCTGCTGGTGCTCGACGGCGTGACCGATCCGCACAACCTGGGCGCCTGCCTGCGGGTGGCCGACGGCGCCGGCGCGCAAGCCGTGATCGCGCCCAAGGACCATGCCGCCGGCATCAATGCCACGGTCGCCAAGGTCGCCAGCGGCGCCGCCGAGACCGTGCCGTATTTCATGGTGACCAACCTGGCGCGCACGCTCAATGAATTGAAAGAGCGCAACATCTGGTGCATCGGCACCAGCGACGACGCCGAAAAGACGATTTACGACGTGGACCTGACCGGCCCGGTGGCCTTGATTCTGGGCGCCGAGGGCGAGGGCATGCGCCAGCTCACGCGCAAGACCTGCGACGAGCTGGTCAGCATTCCGATGCAGGGCGCGGTCGAAAGCCTGAACGTGTCGGTCGCCAGCGGCGTGTGCCTGTATGAAGCGCTGCGCCAGCGCCGCCCGGCAGCCGCCTGA
- a CDS encoding DUF1294 domain-containing protein: MNKQGKVVRWDSARAFGFIRSPETPADIFFHIKDFRGSAAPQEGMPVTFEEIHVGGKGPRAMSVQAGMSLQDSPGSRATARAAMPPTQARNPQQRTLNRTAPSRPASPALLLMLGWAVLLGWESRAGRLPAMALPIALLLNLVTFFMYWVDKHAAQTGRWRTSERTLHLLGLLGGWPGAWWAQALLRHKSSKASFLAAYWATVALHCLVLAGFLFSPQLQNLLPNK; this comes from the coding sequence ATGAACAAACAAGGAAAAGTCGTGCGCTGGGACAGCGCACGCGCCTTCGGATTTATCCGCAGTCCCGAAACACCGGCCGACATTTTTTTCCATATCAAGGACTTTCGGGGTTCGGCCGCTCCACAGGAAGGCATGCCGGTGACGTTCGAGGAAATCCACGTTGGCGGCAAGGGACCGCGCGCCATGTCGGTTCAGGCTGGCATGTCCTTGCAGGACTCGCCAGGCAGCCGCGCAACCGCACGCGCAGCAATGCCACCAACTCAAGCACGCAATCCCCAGCAACGGACGCTGAATCGCACGGCGCCGTCCAGGCCGGCGAGCCCCGCGCTGCTGCTGATGCTCGGCTGGGCTGTGCTGCTGGGCTGGGAAAGCCGGGCTGGCCGTTTGCCAGCCATGGCGCTGCCCATCGCGCTGCTGCTGAACCTGGTGACATTTTTCATGTACTGGGTTGACAAGCATGCGGCGCAAACCGGCCGCTGGCGCACTTCTGAACGCACACTGCATCTGCTCGGCTTGCTGGGGGGCTGGCCCGGTGCATGGTGGGCGCAAGCACTGCTGCGTCACAAATCGAGCAAAGCCTCCTTTCTTGCCGCTTATTGGGCGACCGTGGCGCTTCACTGCCTCGTGCTGGCTGGCTTTCTGTTCAGTCCGCAATTACAAAACCTGCTACCAAATAAATAG
- a CDS encoding Fic family protein, with amino-acid sequence MSKRLLGYEFLRDHLKLSAFPCARPARVGSVTKVVQRADGLEVPASVAPSSQDPLEHILFALKHEGVNLQILAQCLPRIDAGPLIEAFCSSPASKYIRITACLWEQFNGRELEGVPQAIGPYVSLFDPGKYLTGKPRRNSKWRVDFNGLGSLRFCPTIERTSAIAALLAQDTLGRAQAFIEGMKQETLDRTMSWSYLSETESSFAIEREKPSSSKAEAFAQLLMQARESTPITETYLVDLQNLAVTNPLDRALEFRNRQNWLRGPGSGVLGITYVPPAPELVPELMQSIMDMLNDPDPVQSPLVIGALTSFAFVFVHPFMDGNGRLSRFLFHKAVCQSEVLKQGLVLPISVAMKRNEDQYLQALKSFSAPARRLWDVLMIDDEHFEFSFKGDPSIYRYWDATPCIEFGLRMAEQSLEVDLRQETEYLRNYDAIARQVNERIDLNSNTLALMVRLCLQNEGRFSSGKRKAFLNKGYSAEMLAVVESVATGVLVGRADDGETDGEIDIPPYRV; translated from the coding sequence ATGTCCAAACGCCTGCTGGGGTATGAATTTCTGAGGGATCACCTCAAGCTAAGTGCTTTTCCGTGCGCGCGTCCGGCCCGTGTCGGCAGCGTCACCAAAGTCGTGCAGCGTGCCGACGGCCTGGAAGTGCCTGCCAGCGTGGCGCCAAGTTCGCAAGATCCGCTGGAGCACATCCTGTTCGCTCTCAAGCATGAGGGCGTCAATCTGCAGATTCTGGCCCAGTGCCTGCCGCGCATCGACGCTGGCCCGCTCATCGAAGCTTTTTGCAGCAGTCCGGCCAGCAAGTACATCCGCATCACGGCCTGCCTCTGGGAACAATTCAACGGGCGGGAACTTGAAGGCGTGCCCCAAGCCATCGGTCCCTATGTGTCCCTGTTCGACCCGGGTAAATACCTGACCGGCAAGCCACGGCGCAACAGCAAATGGCGCGTCGATTTCAATGGCCTGGGCTCGCTGCGGTTTTGCCCGACCATCGAGCGCACCAGCGCCATCGCGGCCTTGCTGGCGCAGGACACGCTTGGCCGCGCCCAGGCCTTCATCGAAGGCATGAAGCAGGAAACACTGGACCGGACCATGAGCTGGTCCTACCTGAGCGAGACCGAAAGCTCGTTCGCCATCGAGCGGGAAAAGCCCAGCAGCAGCAAGGCCGAGGCCTTCGCCCAATTGCTCATGCAGGCCCGCGAAAGCACGCCGATTACCGAAACATACCTGGTGGACCTGCAAAACCTGGCCGTCACCAACCCGCTGGACCGCGCCCTGGAATTTCGCAACCGCCAGAACTGGCTGCGCGGCCCCGGCAGCGGCGTGCTGGGCATCACCTATGTGCCGCCAGCGCCGGAGCTGGTGCCCGAGTTGATGCAGTCCATCATGGACATGCTCAATGACCCGGACCCGGTGCAGAGTCCGCTGGTCATCGGTGCCTTGACCAGTTTTGCTTTCGTCTTTGTCCATCCCTTCATGGACGGCAATGGCCGCCTGTCGCGCTTTCTGTTTCACAAGGCGGTCTGCCAGTCCGAAGTCCTCAAGCAGGGACTGGTGCTGCCCATTTCCGTCGCCATGAAACGCAACGAAGACCAGTACCTGCAGGCACTGAAGTCATTCTCAGCCCCGGCCCGGCGGCTCTGGGACGTGCTGATGATTGACGATGAGCATTTCGAGTTCAGCTTCAAAGGCGACCCATCGATTTACCGCTACTGGGATGCAACGCCCTGCATCGAGTTTGGCCTGCGCATGGCCGAGCAGTCCCTGGAAGTCGATTTGCGGCAGGAGACCGAGTATCTGCGCAACTATGACGCCATTGCGCGCCAGGTCAACGAGCGCATCGACCTGAACAGCAACACCCTGGCGCTGATGGTGCGCCTGTGCCTGCAAAACGAGGGGCGTTTTTCGAGCGGCAAGCGCAAGGCTTTTCTGAACAAAGGCTACAGCGCGGAAATGCTGGCGGTGGTTGAGTCCGTGGCGACTGGCGTGCTCGTGGGCCGGGCGGATGACGGGGAGACTGACGGCGAGATTGATATTCCGCCTTACCGGGTTTGA
- a CDS encoding CoA transferase, whose amino-acid sequence MTTTTAPAIQPVQPFQPLQGIRILSLALNLPGPAALMRLSQMGAACIKLEPPAGDPMQQYNQAAYRQLHENIEMLTADLKTEAGQQQLHRELAQADVLITSFRPSALVKLGLTWQALHRQHPQLSQIAIFGAPGERAEEAGHDLTYVAESGLVTGLDLPATLYADMGGSLMTSEAVLQAVMHQRSQGEGVYLEIALSSAAGYLALPRAWGLTQPGAAIGGGHAGYRVYPCQDGRVALAALEPHFALRLCAAAGISMPGIQTMLEPATHEAVAAFLLTYTREQLDALAVEKDIPLCTLGN is encoded by the coding sequence ATGACAACCACCACAGCCCCAGCTATCCAGCCTGTCCAGCCCTTTCAACCCCTTCAAGGCATCCGCATCCTGAGCCTGGCGCTCAACCTGCCCGGCCCGGCCGCGCTGATGCGCCTCAGTCAGATGGGCGCCGCCTGCATCAAGCTGGAGCCGCCCGCCGGCGACCCGATGCAGCAGTACAACCAGGCCGCTTACCGCCAGCTGCATGAAAACATCGAAATGCTGACGGCGGACCTCAAGACCGAGGCGGGCCAGCAGCAGCTGCACCGCGAACTGGCGCAAGCCGACGTGCTGATCACCTCGTTCCGCCCTTCCGCGCTGGTCAAGCTGGGGTTGACGTGGCAGGCGCTGCACCGGCAGCACCCGCAGCTGAGCCAGATCGCCATCTTCGGCGCGCCCGGCGAACGCGCCGAAGAAGCCGGTCACGACCTGACCTACGTGGCTGAAAGCGGTCTGGTCACCGGCCTGGACTTGCCCGCCACGCTCTACGCCGACATGGGCGGCTCGCTGATGACCAGCGAAGCGGTGCTGCAGGCCGTGATGCACCAGCGCAGCCAGGGCGAAGGCGTTTACCTCGAAATCGCCCTGTCCAGCGCGGCGGGCTACCTCGCCCTGCCCCGCGCCTGGGGGCTGACCCAGCCGGGCGCGGCCATCGGCGGCGGCCATGCCGGCTACCGCGTTTATCCGTGCCAGGATGGCCGCGTGGCGCTGGCCGCGCTGGAGCCCCATTTCGCGCTCAGGCTGTGCGCGGCGGCGGGGATTTCCATGCCCGGCATTCAGACGATGCTTGAGCCCGCCACACACGAGGCGGTCGCCGCCTTTTTGCTGACGTACACGCGCGAGCAATTGGATGCGCTGGCGGTGGAGAAGGATATTCCGCTGTGTACGCTGGGGAATTGA
- the ku gene encoding non-homologous end joining protein Ku translates to MATRAVWRGAISFGLVHVPVALHSATVNTGLDFDWLDKRTLEPVGYKRINKNTGEEIEPDNVIKGIEYDKGRYVVLTDEEIRAAYPRVTQTISIDSFVPNTQIPFIYLERPYYLEPINKGEKVYALLRDALLQTKRVGVARVVIQNKQHLAVLVPSGPGLVLNLLRWGDEIRSWEGLDLPPEGAKAAGVSEKELAMAKELIEDMTGRWDPHQFTDSFKDEILALVERKVKAGQLHTVAQPEAADEEAPVPFGAQILDLIDLLQRSLRQGGAAPTPPDSDGPKGKSRTRALSHKKEPEPGPDSDLRRNGAR, encoded by the coding sequence ATGGCGACGCGCGCGGTCTGGAGGGGCGCCATCAGCTTCGGGCTGGTGCATGTTCCGGTGGCCCTGCATTCGGCCACGGTCAATACCGGCCTGGATTTTGACTGGCTGGACAAGCGCACCCTGGAACCGGTGGGCTACAAACGCATCAACAAAAATACCGGCGAGGAAATCGAGCCCGACAACGTCATCAAGGGCATCGAGTACGACAAAGGCCGGTATGTGGTGCTGACCGACGAGGAAATCAGGGCCGCCTACCCCCGGGTAACCCAGACCATCTCGATTGACAGCTTTGTTCCCAACACCCAGATTCCGTTCATTTACCTGGAGCGGCCCTACTACCTGGAGCCGATCAACAAGGGCGAAAAGGTCTATGCCCTGCTGCGCGACGCCTTGCTGCAGACCAAGCGGGTCGGCGTGGCGCGGGTGGTGATCCAGAACAAGCAGCATCTGGCGGTGCTGGTGCCCTCGGGACCGGGCCTGGTGCTGAACCTGCTGCGCTGGGGCGATGAAATCCGTTCCTGGGAAGGCCTGGACCTGCCGCCCGAAGGCGCCAAGGCCGCCGGGGTGAGCGAGAAGGAACTGGCGATGGCCAAGGAGCTGATCGAGGACATGACCGGCCGCTGGGATCCGCACCAGTTCACCGACTCCTTCAAGGATGAAATCCTGGCACTGGTAGAGCGCAAGGTCAAGGCGGGCCAGCTTCACACGGTGGCGCAGCCCGAAGCCGCCGACGAAGAAGCCCCGGTTCCTTTTGGCGCGCAAATCCTGGACCTGATCGACCTGCTGCAGCGCAGCCTTCGCCAGGGCGGCGCGGCCCCAACGCCGCCAGACAGCGACGGCCCCAAGGGCAAATCCAGAACCCGGGCCTTGTCGCACAAGAAAGAGCCGGAACCTGGACCAGACTCCGACCTACGCCGGAACGGCGCTCGCTGA
- a CDS encoding type 1 glutamine amidotransferase domain-containing protein, whose translation MTNPPQHQLGGLNIAILVTDGFEQEEMTGPQAALEESGVMIRLLSDRTGQVQGVRHDQPGDSFDVDTTFDKVTADEFDAVLLPGGAVNASRIRNNADAQELVRQMDQQGKPLAMICHAPWLLVSAGLVKGRKMTSAPELQKDLEQAGAQWVDEKVVVDRNWVSSRKPADIPAFNAAFKGILAQRTRQHIKGTSDDTPASAGEGG comes from the coding sequence ATGACCAACCCACCGCAACACCAGCTGGGCGGCTTGAATATCGCCATTCTCGTGACCGACGGCTTTGAGCAGGAAGAGATGACCGGCCCGCAGGCGGCGCTGGAAGAGTCCGGGGTCATGATCCGCCTGCTGTCCGACAGGACCGGACAGGTCCAGGGCGTCCGCCATGACCAGCCCGGGGATTCGTTTGACGTGGATACGACCTTTGACAAGGTCACCGCCGATGAATTCGATGCGGTCCTGCTGCCCGGCGGGGCGGTCAATGCCAGCCGCATCCGCAACAATGCCGACGCCCAGGAACTGGTGCGGCAGATGGACCAGCAGGGCAAGCCGCTTGCCATGATCTGCCACGCGCCATGGCTGCTGGTTTCGGCCGGCCTGGTCAAGGGCCGCAAGATGACCAGTGCGCCCGAGCTGCAAAAAGACCTTGAGCAGGCCGGCGCGCAGTGGGTCGATGAAAAGGTGGTGGTGGACCGCAACTGGGTCAGCAGCCGCAAGCCGGCCGACATTCCCGCCTTCAACGCCGCCTTCAAGGGCATCCTGGCGCAGCGCACCCGGCAACACATCAAAGGCACGTCCGACGACACGCCCGCCTCCGCTGGCGAAGGCGGCTGA